One stretch of Bordetella avium DNA includes these proteins:
- a CDS encoding LLM class flavin-dependent oxidoreductase, with the protein MALKQVILGAHFPGVNHNTVWSDPEAGSQIEFASFERFAQTAERGKLDFLFLAEGLRLREQRGRLHDLDVVGRPNTLVVLAALAAVTSRIGLAGTLNATFNEPYNLARQLASLDILSAGRAAWNVVTSPGAFTGENFRRGAYLPHSERYERAREFVALARHLWEGGDDGEGGFDYQGKQFDIRGRLQTGALPQGQPVIFQAGDSNDGREFAAASADAIFTRHGSLEKGQAFYRDVKDRLPKYGRADHALKILPGVGVVLGDTPEEAADNYARVRRQQVSPQTALVLLEQLWNRDLSAYDPDGPLPDIEPDVSESTVARGRTRQYDDTLETARRWREIAQRDKLSIRELIIHVTGRQDFVGTPAQVADDINHYVQSDASDGFILVPHLIPSGLEGFVDRVVPLLQERGVFRQDYTGLTLRDHLGLPVSSQVKREAVA; encoded by the coding sequence ATGGCACTGAAACAAGTGATTCTCGGCGCCCATTTTCCGGGCGTGAACCACAACACTGTCTGGAGCGACCCCGAGGCGGGCAGTCAGATCGAATTCGCCTCGTTCGAGCGTTTCGCGCAAACGGCCGAACGCGGAAAACTGGACTTTCTCTTTTTGGCCGAGGGCTTGCGCCTGCGTGAGCAGCGTGGCCGCTTGCATGATCTGGATGTCGTAGGCCGTCCCAACACCCTAGTCGTGCTGGCGGCGCTGGCCGCCGTCACCTCGCGCATCGGTCTGGCCGGCACGCTCAATGCCACGTTTAATGAACCCTATAACCTGGCCCGCCAACTGGCGAGCTTGGATATCCTGTCTGCAGGCCGTGCCGCCTGGAATGTGGTGACCTCGCCCGGCGCGTTTACAGGCGAGAACTTTCGCCGTGGCGCCTATCTGCCGCATAGTGAGCGCTATGAGCGCGCGCGGGAATTTGTCGCGCTGGCCCGACATCTGTGGGAGGGCGGCGATGACGGCGAGGGTGGCTTCGACTACCAGGGTAAACAGTTCGACATTCGCGGGCGTTTGCAGACCGGCGCTTTGCCGCAGGGGCAGCCGGTGATTTTCCAGGCAGGTGATTCCAATGACGGGCGCGAGTTTGCGGCGGCGTCGGCCGACGCCATTTTCACGCGCCACGGCTCGCTGGAAAAGGGCCAGGCCTTCTACCGGGACGTCAAAGATCGTCTTCCCAAGTATGGCCGTGCCGACCATGCGCTGAAGATTCTTCCTGGCGTGGGGGTGGTGCTGGGCGATACGCCCGAGGAGGCCGCAGACAACTATGCCCGCGTGCGCCGCCAGCAGGTCAGCCCGCAGACGGCGCTGGTGTTGCTGGAGCAGCTCTGGAACCGTGACCTGTCTGCCTATGACCCGGACGGCCCCCTGCCAGACATCGAGCCCGATGTCTCGGAAAGTACCGTGGCGCGCGGGCGCACGAGGCAGTACGACGACACGTTGGAGACGGCGCGGCGCTGGCGCGAGATTGCCCAGCGCGACAAGCTAAGCATCCGCGAGCTCATCATCCATGTCACCGGGCGTCAGGACTTTGTCGGCACGCCCGCGCAGGTGGCCGATGACATCAACCATTATGTGCAATCCGATGCCAGCGATGGTTTCATCCTCGTTCCCCATCTGATCCCTTCGGGCCTGGAGGGTTTTGTGGACAGGGTGGTGCCTCTATTGCAGGAAAGGGGCGTGTTCCGCCAGGATTACACCGGCCTGACCCTGCGCGACCATCTGGGTTTGCCAGTTTCAAGCCAGGTCAAACGGGAGGCCGTGGCGTGA
- a CDS encoding PepSY domain-containing protein: protein MIYPLHTGELGGVAGQGLVALLGLARWASAASGYGGADAA from the coding sequence GTGATCTACCCCTTACACACGGGCGAGTTGGGCGGCGTCGCGGGCCAAGGCCTGGTGGCGCTGTTGGGCCTGGCGCGCTGGGCATCAGCGGCATCTGGCTATGGTGGCGCCGACGCGGCCTGA
- a CDS encoding MsnO8 family LLM class oxidoreductase: MSVVPLSVLDLAPVRAGGNARLALNETLDLARQAERLGYHRYWLAEHHLSGGLASSATPVVIGQVAAVTERIRVGSGATLLGYHTPLSVVESFGTLEALYPGRIDLGLGRGLAARERAHAFLAQAVEQAGPRIVRGVKVPAPPPMTPQRSLARDRLLQHPGAQPLSLAAAVETIFQLINGDYLFEDGSPAQAMPGVGADLDVWVLGSSAGESARVAAERGLPLAVNYHVSPATVFDAIEAYRSAFRPSPRLSRPYLMVSADVLVAENLAQARYLARPYAAWVHGIRSGQGAQPYPAPDTVDLSGIDPELVRDRLETQFLGDARGVAESLRVLQRATEADELLVTTNAYRHQDRLASFALLAGAWFAQGRHKDA; encoded by the coding sequence GTGAGCGTCGTTCCTTTGTCTGTGCTGGATCTGGCCCCCGTGCGCGCCGGCGGCAATGCGCGCCTCGCATTGAACGAAACCCTGGATCTGGCGCGTCAAGCCGAGCGCCTGGGTTATCACCGCTACTGGCTGGCCGAGCATCATCTATCAGGCGGGCTGGCCAGTTCAGCCACACCCGTGGTCATCGGGCAGGTAGCGGCCGTGACCGAACGCATCCGTGTCGGGTCGGGCGCGACGCTGTTGGGCTACCATACCCCGCTGTCGGTGGTGGAGTCTTTCGGCACGCTGGAGGCGCTGTATCCTGGTCGGATCGACCTGGGTCTGGGCCGGGGGCTGGCTGCTCGAGAGCGGGCGCACGCCTTCTTGGCCCAAGCCGTGGAGCAGGCCGGGCCTCGTATCGTGCGGGGCGTCAAGGTGCCGGCGCCGCCACCCATGACGCCGCAGCGCAGTCTGGCGCGTGATCGGCTATTGCAGCACCCTGGGGCGCAGCCCCTGTCGCTGGCTGCGGCGGTGGAGACGATTTTTCAGTTGATCAACGGCGATTATCTATTCGAGGATGGCAGCCCTGCACAGGCCATGCCTGGGGTCGGCGCGGACCTGGATGTGTGGGTGCTGGGATCGTCGGCGGGCGAGTCAGCGCGGGTGGCCGCCGAACGGGGTTTGCCTTTGGCGGTCAATTATCACGTCAGTCCAGCGACCGTGTTCGACGCCATCGAAGCCTATCGCAGCGCTTTCCGCCCCTCGCCGCGATTGTCGCGCCCCTATTTGATGGTGTCGGCCGATGTATTGGTGGCCGAGAACCTGGCCCAAGCCCGCTATCTGGCCAGACCCTATGCCGCATGGGTGCACGGCATTCGCAGCGGGCAGGGTGCGCAGCCCTATCCGGCGCCCGATACGGTCGATCTGTCGGGGATCGACCCCGAATTGGTGCGCGACCGTCTCGAGACCCAGTTCCTGGGAGACGCACGGGGCGTGGCTGAAAGCCTGCGTGTCCTGCAAAGGGCGACCGAGGCCGACGAGCTGCTTGTCACCACCAATGCCTACCGGCACCAGGACAGGCTGGCGTCTTTTGCTTTGCTGGCGGGAGCCTGGTTCGCACAAGGACGCCATAAGGACGCATAA
- a CDS encoding LLM class flavin-dependent oxidoreductase, producing the protein MTFPIGIALNEIKHEGVAGPQSWIWAALRADRAGLDFLTLGDQALAGVGQTALDASLLAAAMGPLTQRIGLFATAPVTQHEPFHVSTAIATLDYVSQGRAGVIPAVPAVAETAALYARTGETLYGVPQERAAIYHDAADAVEVVRRLWDSWEEDSIIRDAATGRFIDRDKLHYVDYQGEHLFVRGPSIVPRPPQGQPPLAVVWREPADLDWARAQADILFAPQWVNAAGVRLYADLAVAFETEPSAADADGAPVFRGSPAELAEQARGLIAQGYAGLRLHPRRLDTDLDRINLEFLPLLRGAPAAGSGPLRARLGLPPAINRYRATLEG; encoded by the coding sequence ATGACATTTCCCATTGGCATTGCCTTGAACGAAATCAAGCACGAAGGCGTGGCGGGTCCGCAGAGCTGGATCTGGGCCGCCTTGCGTGCCGACCGAGCCGGCCTGGACTTTCTGACCCTGGGCGACCAGGCTTTAGCTGGGGTAGGGCAGACAGCCCTTGACGCCAGCCTGCTGGCGGCCGCGATGGGGCCGCTGACCCAGCGCATCGGGCTATTCGCCACGGCGCCGGTCACGCAGCATGAGCCCTTTCATGTCTCGACTGCGATTGCCACGCTGGATTATGTGAGCCAGGGGCGGGCGGGCGTGATTCCCGCAGTGCCGGCCGTTGCAGAAACGGCCGCGCTTTACGCGCGCACCGGCGAAACGCTGTACGGCGTGCCGCAGGAGCGCGCTGCCATCTATCACGATGCGGCCGATGCGGTCGAGGTGGTTCGCCGGCTGTGGGATAGCTGGGAAGAAGACAGCATTATCCGGGATGCCGCGACGGGCCGTTTCATTGATCGCGACAAGCTGCACTATGTGGACTACCAGGGTGAGCACCTGTTTGTAAGGGGGCCGTCCATCGTGCCGCGCCCGCCGCAGGGGCAGCCGCCCTTAGCCGTGGTCTGGCGAGAACCGGCGGATCTGGACTGGGCGCGGGCCCAGGCCGATATTCTGTTCGCCCCGCAATGGGTGAATGCCGCAGGCGTGCGCCTGTATGCCGATCTTGCCGTGGCGTTTGAAACAGAACCGTCGGCGGCAGACGCGGACGGCGCGCCGGTGTTTCGCGGCAGCCCGGCCGAACTGGCCGAGCAGGCCCGTGGCCTGATCGCGCAGGGTTATGCCGGTTTGCGGCTGCATCCGCGCCGTCTGGACACCGATCTTGACCGCATCAATCTTGAATTCCTGCCCCTGCTGCGCGGTGCGCCCGCTGCCGGCAGCGGTCCTTTGCGAGCGCGTCTGGGCCTGCCCCCGGCCATCAATCGTTATCGCGCCACCCTTGAAGGATAA
- the ssuE gene encoding NADPH-dependent FMN reductase yields MTILTLAGSPSLRSRSSGLLRHVAQALARHGQAIREIGLRDVPAQDLIEGHYAGASAGTLRAQVADARVLVVSTPIYKASLAGGLKALLDLLDEKALAGKIVLPIATGGSSAHLLALEYGLKPVLSALGARHILAGVYATDQDVGFDETGALRISEAIHERLNEAVASVLAALGAKPRIAAKQEVRLPEAIAAIA; encoded by the coding sequence ATGACGATACTTACTCTGGCAGGCAGTCCTTCCCTTCGTTCCCGTTCTTCTGGGCTGCTGCGTCATGTCGCGCAAGCGCTCGCCCGCCACGGGCAGGCTATCCGCGAGATCGGGCTGAGGGATGTGCCCGCGCAGGACTTGATCGAAGGGCATTATGCCGGCGCGTCCGCCGGCACCCTGCGCGCTCAGGTCGCTGACGCCCGCGTTCTTGTCGTCTCTACGCCGATTTACAAGGCCTCTTTGGCGGGCGGTCTAAAGGCGCTGCTGGACCTTCTGGATGAAAAAGCCCTGGCAGGCAAGATCGTGCTGCCCATCGCCACGGGCGGTAGCTCGGCGCATCTGCTGGCGCTGGAATACGGGCTCAAACCCGTGCTGTCCGCGCTGGGCGCGCGGCATATTCTGGCCGGGGTCTATGCCACGGACCAGGACGTGGGTTTTGATGAGACGGGCGCCCTGCGTATCTCGGAGGCCATTCATGAGCGGCTAAACGAAGCCGTCGCCTCGGTGCTTGCGGCCTTGGGCGCCAAGCCCCGTATCGCCGCCAAGCAGGAAGTGCGTTTGCCCGAGGCCATTGCCGCCATCGCTTGA
- a CDS encoding MFS transporter has translation MSSASAPSAPAGRRINSPFQVLTASLIGTTIEFFDFYVYATAAVLVFPTLFFPNSDPTTALLASFATFSIAFFARPVGALVFGHYGDRIGRKKTLIAALLTMGISTVVIGLLPSYETAGVVAPLLLALCRFGQGFGLGGEWGGALLLATENATEKNKSWYGMFPQLGAPVGLFLASGAFWALMHFISQEALLSWGWRIPFLASAALIAVGLWVRFSITETPEFARAAEKREQVAVPAMELFRHHKRSLFLGIFLGLMTFVMFYICSAYLLSYNVKTAGMPFIEALTIQLYSSLFFGGATIIAGLLGDKLGRRRVLIGTALATGIFAFLVGPLLTSGDTGIIVFAMLGMTIFGVNYGVMGTALAEPFPTRVRYTGSSIAFNVSGILGASLAPYIATWLQLHYGIQSVGYYLLAATLISLYCIVVSPANKL, from the coding sequence ATGTCTTCCGCTTCTGCCCCCAGCGCTCCCGCTGGACGACGTATCAACTCCCCATTCCAGGTGTTGACCGCTAGCCTCATCGGCACCACCATCGAATTCTTCGACTTCTACGTTTACGCAACCGCCGCCGTGCTGGTGTTCCCGACGCTGTTCTTTCCCAACAGCGATCCGACGACTGCCCTGCTCGCATCGTTCGCCACCTTCTCCATCGCCTTTTTCGCTCGCCCGGTAGGCGCCCTGGTCTTTGGGCACTATGGCGATCGCATTGGCCGCAAAAAAACCCTGATCGCCGCCTTGCTAACCATGGGAATTTCCACCGTGGTCATCGGCCTGCTCCCCAGCTACGAGACCGCTGGCGTGGTCGCGCCTTTGCTGCTCGCGCTGTGCCGTTTCGGCCAGGGTTTCGGTCTGGGCGGCGAATGGGGCGGCGCGCTGCTGCTCGCCACGGAAAACGCCACCGAGAAAAACAAGAGCTGGTACGGCATGTTTCCCCAACTGGGCGCCCCAGTCGGGCTGTTTCTAGCGTCCGGCGCGTTCTGGGCGCTCATGCACTTCATTTCGCAGGAAGCCCTGCTGTCTTGGGGCTGGCGCATTCCCTTCCTGGCATCGGCCGCGTTGATCGCCGTGGGCCTGTGGGTACGCTTCTCGATCACTGAAACGCCGGAATTCGCCCGTGCCGCCGAAAAGCGCGAGCAGGTGGCCGTGCCCGCCATGGAGCTGTTCCGCCATCACAAGCGCAGCCTTTTTCTGGGTATCTTCCTGGGCCTCATGACTTTTGTCATGTTCTACATCTGCTCGGCCTATTTGCTGTCGTACAACGTCAAAACGGCCGGCATGCCCTTCATCGAGGCGCTGACCATCCAGCTCTATTCCTCGTTGTTCTTTGGCGGCGCGACCATCATCGCGGGCCTGCTGGGCGACAAGCTGGGCCGTCGCCGCGTGCTGATCGGCACCGCCTTGGCCACGGGCATTTTCGCCTTCCTGGTCGGCCCGCTGCTGACCTCGGGCGACACCGGCATCATCGTGTTCGCCATGCTGGGCATGACTATTTTCGGCGTGAACTATGGCGTGATGGGCACCGCCCTGGCCGAGCCCTTCCCCACCCGAGTGCGCTACACCGGCTCATCCATCGCTTTCAATGTGTCGGGCATTCTGGGCGCTTCGCTGGCGCCCTATATCGCCACCTGGCTGCAACTGCACTACGGCATCCAGTCGGTGGGCTACTACCTGCTCGCCGCGACCCTGATCAGCCTGTATTGCATAGTCGTCTCTCCCGCCAACAAGCTATAG